A window of the Astyanax mexicanus isolate ESR-SI-001 chromosome 22, AstMex3_surface, whole genome shotgun sequence genome harbors these coding sequences:
- the LOC111191755 gene encoding cytochrome c oxidase subunit 7C, mitochondrial: MLGQAVRRFATSAVRSSHYAEGPGKNLPFSVENKWRLLGMMVLFFGSGFAFPFIVVRHQLLKK, from the exons ATGCTCGGACAAGCCGTTCGCCGCTTCGCCACCTCCGCGGTGCGCTCCTCTCACTACGCCGAGGGCCCCGGAAAG AACCTGCCATTCTCAGTAGAGAACAAGTGGAGGCTGCTGGGCATGATGGTGCTGTTCTTTGGCAGTGGCTTCGCCTTCCCCTTCATTGTTGTCAGGCACCAGCTCCTGAAGAAGTGA